The Xenopus laevis strain J_2021 chromosome 5L, Xenopus_laevis_v10.1, whole genome shotgun sequence genome has a segment encoding these proteins:
- the foxn2.L gene encoding forkhead box protein N2-like: protein MGPVTGMTPDKNIESPAAEKVPGLSQTENMGSLPEEVGQASMVDSEATDEELTNLNWLHESTNLLNNFSLGSQGVSAGSPLYDIEGDLSPSGCQTPEKLSASSKPPYSFSLLIYMAIEHSPNKCLPVKDIYGWILDRFPYFATAPTGWKNSVRHNLSLNKYFQKVERSHGKVNGKGSLWCVDPEYKPSLIQALKKQPFSSALALYTPPTSPTSVSSRPYVLTSASRRKQIHYVKDSDIDAATAMMLLNSSIKEEALDRQKPQPVPMMLPKKRSYSSAFKHRPPLSLQENPSEVINTDPKEDHNYSASDSQRCESRSSVSSLSSVEEVYEFLPKNSRAGSDGSEGFHSEDDTDIEYEEDALGDSGYVPQPSSNDLPLSKMHKETSQDIDEELKEAAGSLLHLAGIRTCLDSLLKTAQAQSHKHRK from the exons ATGGGTCCGGTAACCGGAATGACTCCCGACAAGAACATAGAGAGCCCAGCGGCGGAGAAAGTCCCGGGATTAAGTCAGACGGAGAACATGGGCAGTTTGCCGGAGGAGGTGGGCCAGGCCTCCATGGTGGATAGTGAAGCTACGGACGAAGAGTTGACCAACCTAAACTGGCTGCACGAGAGCACAAACCTACTCAATAACTTCAGTCTGGGGAGCCAGGGGGTGTCGGCGGGGAGCCCACTGTACGACATCGAAGGAGATCTTTCCCCGtctggctgtcagactccagagAAACTGTCAGCCTCTTCCAAGCCTCCCTACTCCTTCAGCCTCCTCATTTACATGGCCATCGAGCACTCCCCTAACAAATGCCTGCCAGTTAAAGACATATACGGCTGGATTCTCGATCGATTCCCCTATTTTGCCACCGCACCCACCGGATGGAAGAATTCCGTCAGACACAACCTCTCGCTCAATAAATATTTTCAGAAGGTGGAGAGGAGTCACGGAAAG GTAAATGGAAAAGGATCCCTGTGGTGTGTTGATCCAGAGTATAAACCAAGTCTCATTCAAGCATTAAAGAAACAGCCATTTTCTTCAGCACTTGCTTTATACACCCCTCCCACTTCTCCTACAAG TGTATCGTCCCGCCCGTATGTTTTAACTTCTGCATCGAGACGGAAGCAGATACATTATGTTAAAG ACTCTGACATTGATGCTGCTACAGCCATGATGTTACTGAACAGCTCTATCAAGGAAGAAGCTTTAGATC GTCAGAAGCCTCAGCCTGTGCCGATGATGTTGCCCAAGAAGCGCAGTTATTCCAGTGCTTTCAAGCATCGCCCTCCTCTCAGCCTTCAGGAAAACCCCAGTGAAGTGATTAACACTGACCCCAAGGAGGATCACAACTACAGCGCCAGCGACTCTCAGCGCTGTGAATCCCGCTCCAGCGTCTCTTCCTTATCGTCCGTGGAAGAAGTCTACGAGTTCCTCCCAAAGAACAGCCGGGCGGGAAGCGACGGCAGCGAGGGATTTCACAGCGAGGATGATACGGATATCGAATATGAAGAAGACGCACTCGGGGATAGCGGCTACGTACCCCAGCCCTCCAGCAATGATTTACCCCTGAGCAAGATGCACAAAGAAACGAGCCAAGATATCGACGAGGAGCTGAAAGAAGCGGCCGGCTCCCTGCTCCATCTGGCCGGAATACGCACCTGTCTAGATTCCCTTTTAAAAACTGCCCAGGCACAGTCTCACAAGCACAGAAAATAG